The following nucleotide sequence is from Dromaius novaehollandiae isolate bDroNov1 chromosome Z, bDroNov1.hap1, whole genome shotgun sequence.
CTTCACCACTCCGAAATGCTCAAGCGGTGCAGTAACAACCACATAGCATAACCTAGACAGAGCTTGTAGGCAAGGGTGTGAAAGCACTATAAAATGCTCTCAAGCCTTCCTAAAATGCCACAACAACGGGCAGGGCAAACTTGCAAATATCTCTTCTCAGCAAATGGGTTATGTAGCTTTTCACACAGGAATCATTGCTGTAACTGTAGTTCATGCATATTATTCTCAGCTGTGTTAGACTACCTGTGTCCTTGGCAGGCAGCATGAGGCAAACCTGTATCAGAGACGCTCCCAGACTGAGCAGTTTATGCTCCTCAAGAATTTGCCAGCAAAAGAAAAGACAGCTGCCCTAAAAGCAGTCTCAGCTCCCCAACACTTGTGCCCTCACAATGATATCTCACCTTGCTCCGTAGGTAAGCAGAGCCTCTTTCACAGCGGATCCCTCCTGTGCAGTACATCAGGACAcgcttgtttttaaaaagctccaAGTTTTCATCTACATAGCTTGGAAAATAGCTGAATTTCCTGATATCTGGAGCCAGACAGCCCTGGAAATGTCCCTGGAATAACAACAGATGGCCACGCAACTGAATGCAGGCTGACTTACATGCCAAGGCCTGTGTCTCAAACCAGAGGAAGTAACAAACCTTTGGGCCAGAACATCCAGCTCACTGCAGCTGCTTTAGGCAGTTCCTCAACAGCATTTATGCATCAAAATACCTGTTAAAATCTGTAAGAGGATTCCCGAGCAGAGCATTTCTCCTCATTCAAACATAGAAAGGGAGCTGAGCAAAACAGAACTGTCACAGGGAAGGATGCAAATACAGCAATACAGACGGGGTGGCAGATGGAAGACAGGAGAGCAGGATGCCCCCTTTCTTGACATACGGAAGAAGGCAAAAATACTGGAATATCTCTTTACAAATCGTGTTTTCAGACTATATACTATCCACTGCTAATGTTGAATGGACCACTTGCTCTCCTTCCTGCCCCAAGCTGTATAAACAGTTAGCCAGGCAAGCTCTGCTCTGGGTTGCTGGGCAGGGTCCTGCACTGCTTCAATCTAGACCACATTACTGAACTAAACTATGTACATATTCCAGTCAATATGAACTCTTCCTCTCAGTAAGGTCACACACCCACAATGCAAAAGTGCTTCCCCCAGCACCTGTAACACACTAAGAAACAAACCGTACTTACTATTTTACTTTCATAGAAGTTCCTACAGTCCAGTAAGATAGTATCACTTTGTCCTTGATTGGCCTGAGACAAATATTGTTCTACTTCTTTATGAAATTCCTGAGGGGATAGATGGAttcctttaaaaaagagagaaagaagtttTGAGAAATAGAGCTACAATGCAACACTGCAGAAGATCTCACTGATTCAGATTCTCCTCAGATTTCCAGCTGTGACAGCTCACACAGTTTTTATGTCATCTCAACCTCAACCAGCCAAGTCTATCCATGTTTAGCTTCTTGTTGGTGAGTGAAAGGAAATGCAACACTGTTCTGggtgacagaaagaaaaacagactctCTGTATGATCTTTGCTATGTCCCGCTGGCAACTCCTACACttctaaaaacaagaaaacaaaccacAGCGAAAAGTACTTCCctcctttttgcttgttttttcatcATGTTCACTTTGTGGAGGTGCAGAAAGCTACaaagacacatttttttttcaatgaaatttgTCTCAGCTGatcaaaatggaaaatttccatAAGCGTGTACTACTTTCAGTGTAACTTTAATTTACATAAAGTTTCTCAGCTTGCAAGTGCCATTTCtgatttttgaggaaaagaagTGAGGTCTGATACTCCCTGAAATACCCAACAGCAGAAGAGCTAAAGAATTTATGATACAGGAGGAATGTTTGACATTATGATTTCACTCAAGCCACGGGCTCTTGCCTGAATATCTTAGCCTTATGCTCCACTTGCCATAGAACTACCTGTTCTGGAGCAGAATTTCTTCCATCCTTCGTCAGACTTGCTTCGATTTGAAGAAATaatgaaatagaaaaagagagcgagagagcaagagagcgaaAGAACTTAACCCTTAACCTTGTTTTCGTGATACTGTGGTGAGAATTGTGAGCTGCAGGATCAGTCTAACATGAGCAATAAATATTAATTGATCTTGGAAGTAAAACAGCTGACAAATATTTCACAGCAGCATTGAAGTAATCTAGACATTGTTCTCTCCAGGAGAAATGCCTGCCAGAAAGATATTAAGGAGCTAAACTGCCAGGAGCCAGTGTTCACAGTACTGGACCCACTGCAGAGGGAGGGCATTCCTGAACAAAGGTACATATCCACTTCCATTACTGAAGGACAGAAGTCCCCTCTCTTCCTCTCTATTTATTTCCACACTAAGTTAGGTGTCTCACGTAAGAGTCAAACTCAGGACTGCCAATTTCTCTAGAGAGCAGAGCACACTGTAATGCCAAAACAGTTTGGACAATACAGCTACAAGACCCTGCCATGTGCTCTGTTCATATTGATCTCTCTGTGCCTGGAAAGTAACCAAGACATTAAATGGGACTGCATGCAGACACATAATGCACTGCATGTTGCAGTGGAATTGGCCGAAATACTCTGTCAATTCTAATTTCTGTCACTTGTCCAAGCATGGGTGAATCTCTGTCAGAAAGTCTCAGTGCAAGACTAGGGCTGCAGAACAATTCATGCTGGtggggaccttgggaggtctccaGTCAAatctcttgctcaaagcaggatcaactaTGACCAGATTGCTCAGGACTTAGGACTCTGAAcctgctgaaaaaaaattaacatcccCCACCAAAACCTCCTaccttattaaaaagaaaaccccataAATGGTCGAAATAATGGGAACCACCTTTACAAACTGctgaaaaatataaggaaaaagaaaaaaaaaaagcaggggaggAAAGAACCCTTCCCCCCAACTACTGAATAATGGAAAAGAACTATTCTCCTGCCAAACTactgaaaaatacaggaaaaagtgTAAATAATGCTGGAAAAATTTACCACCAACAAAGCTCTTACTGtgaaaaaagccccaaatgaaCAACTGCTCTGCTGTTATTTGCTGTGCTCCTGCTTACCAGCTATGTAAGTGTACTCACAGCAGATGAACACCTGGTTACTCCCTATCGGGCATAATCCACCCTAAGGCGTTACAGGTAGCAGACGCAACTTGTGTCGGGGGACAGCCAGAAGCTGATTCAGAACCTGGTTCTGCTTCAGTGTAACAGACAGGAGCAGGGCTATTAATTTCAACAGAAGCAAAGCTAAGCCAGTAGTGCCTAATTTAGGAATATGTGTCTTTTCAACTGTAAGCATCAGTGGGATGCTAGCATTTTCTCAAAACAGAGCATAGCTCCTGGCTTCCAGGGCTCCAGAATCCACTGGATACACCAGAAGACTCCAAGGGAAGCATTTCCTACACAGCTTAGTTCTTAATGCAGGCTAACCACaatgacagagcactggagctcTCTATACAGTTTCACTTCTGAGCTGTCTCAAGCATCTACAGAATATTataacaaatataaatatatcctTGCATTGACATGTCTTTCCTAATCATTATACATAATGCCTTTAACATTACACATTGCCTTTAGCAGGTGTCCTATGACATATTCCCCGACTGAAGCACAACACTGTTACCCCAAAACAAGGTAGTTACCTTGTTGATATCGCTTGAACTATTACAGTTTGGCACAAAACAGATGGTTAACTCTGAACTTTTTGAGGCAGCTAAACACTTAGCAAACCAAAACCTGGGCCAGCAAATTCTCTGCACCAGTAACTCTGACTACCAAAACCAGATTAATTCCCATTATCTACTTCTCCTGTGTCCCGGCCATTGTGCAGAAGGAAATTTTTTTGCTGAAGGTACTTGACTTTCACTTACCTCTCACTTGGGTGAGAGgctttatttttcaaatcaacTTACCAGTTTCTTTATAAGAGACTTTTTTTGGATCAATGCCCATAGGTACAATTTCTTCAAATACTCCAACTCGAAGGTCTGGGAAACAGTGAGCTCCTCCTGCACTGCTCTAGGAAATTAAGCACAAAACAATTCACTGAAATGTTCCAGCCATTAAGATCATGATTATCCACTCAAATACAGTCCAGTGCACTTCTAATTTCTAAGTCTTCAATAGAATATGAGAGTATCTCCATGTCTGAGGCAAAGAAACACGTCTCCTGCCAAGATCAATACTCTTAAATCCACAGGTCAGGGAGTGGCCCCTTACCATGACCTTAATGACAGGTGTCTTTGGCCCAGGGACTGTTCAGTAGGTGAGATGGGCACTATTTGGCACCAGGTCCAGTCCCAGCAGAGCCACCAAGGAGTGAGAAGACCTAGAGACTTCTTAATAAGAAACAGTGTCATCAGCACCTATCATGAGAAAGTGAGGCTACTGAGCATGCTGACCCCAACAGAAAGatggtttttttaatcatatattCACTTAAATAAATAATCCCTTCCACTAACTGATCCTGCTGACACATCCAGGCTCTGCAGTTCTCTTCAGCCCTTCTGATCCCTGACACAAAGCACAGCTAGGCCTCTTGTCATTACATGGGTGAAGGGAAGTGCAGTACTTCATGGTCTTAAAACAGACACAGGGGAGATCAGCCAGGCTTAAAATGTTAAAGCTGTGGATTCTGACCCCCTACAAGCTTATGCATAGGATTTCCCCTTTGGGGCTCTAGCAACCCCTTTCTAGCAAGCACCATAACTGCAGGGGATAGGAAGAGAGAATTTCTGTAGGGTCAAGCCTCAGACATGACTTAGGCACTactaaatatataaacaaataagAGAGTGCGATGCTGTGTAGCACTGGTCCAGCTCTCACTAAAGTCAATTTGCAATAACTACAGTGGCCATTGAACATTTTCATAGTTCCAAGGCTCATTTTTCAATCCTCTACCCCCCTGTCCTTTGGGAATAGGAAGCTGCAACCTCACTTGTATATACAGTACACAGAAGAACTGTGAGACAGAAAATGACGACATGTACTAATGCATGAGCTTTGGTGCCCAGGGAGATCATGCAGGGTTGGAGATTTTGCCAAGGCTGAGATAAAAGTCCATCCCTCCTTCACATTTACAAGTCACCAAATCTAACAGGTTGGATTACCTTCAGACAAGCCCAGCAGACATTTAGAGAGCGACAACTGAATCAGCACTGCAGTTCTACAGGGATTTTAGCTTCATGAGCTTCACCAACTCTAATTTGATTATTTATGGAAAATCAAATAATATTACCTATAAATAAAAGTGCCTGAAAGACAACAATACTaaacaaaagaagcatttttttattcAGAGAATGCAGTACTCATAGCGCTGGAGAAGCAAAAGCCCTCCAGAATACCAGTGCCAGCTACATCTGCCATCACCATGTGAAGACAGCAATCAGCACATACACTCAGAGACAGGCAGAAGTTAGCACCTGACTCTCCTTTTAGTCAGGCATCAACTAGAGTAGAGAGAAACTCTCTCTCTGACTCTGACTGtctattttctttagaaaacatcTGATTTGTGGAATTGACAGTGCATCTATAAGGACACCAAAGCCTGCACAAACCTAAACCAGTAGGCTTCTAGGTCAGGATCTCACAATAGGGTGAAGAGGAGTATACACAAATATTTTGCAGAGAGAAGTGTAAATTGTGATGCTTAGATTTCGGCAGTCAAGCTGGAGTAAAAATCTGATAACAAATGGTGGAGCTGGAGCATGCTTCCTCCTTCACCTGTGTGCAGCCTGCATTGCTTGCAGCTATACTCATAGCTGCCAAAGCttgtagctgctgctgctaacTGCTACTGCTGCTTTCACCGGTAGAAATACCTGAACAAAGTAAGTTTAGAAATCCTCACCTTAGGTCCACAGTGGGAGAACAGAAGTGCTAGAGCTTTATGCAATTTCCTTCAAGCAGCAGAGGGGTACTATCAAGAAGCAATAAGCTTACTTTTCAAAGATTCAGCATCCTATATTAACAATATCTATGCAGAAATTGTTTTCTCATACCTTGAAATCATCTCGACACAAAATGTCTTTGAACAGTGGCTGGGAGAGCATAACTTCAATGTAGAGATTGGTAGCTACTTTGCTTCCGCCAACTGTTCCATTAATTCCCTCTGACGCAATTCGTacctggaaggcagcaggagaAGCTGGGCTTAAGGTCTGATAACAGCAGAAGCAGATCACAGTGAAATTAGCAAAACATGACCAGGTAACAAAGGCAGACACAGAAATATGTTCACAAAAGAGACAACTGAAGAAGGAAGGAATGGAAGACAGTTACAGTGAAGCTGAGCAgaaaaaacataataaaagaaaaactagaATAAATATTCAGTAATCACTTTTGGGCCATttcataagaaaaacagaaagaaagtcaGAAAAAAGCTGTGCAATAAGCAGAGAAATGGTAACTGCTTAACAGGCAAATCTTGCATTCAGTGTTAAAATTCCCACAGGAGGTCTGCCCAAGGAAGAACAATGGCATTGTGCCCAGTGACTCAGGTAGCTAGAAGGAAAATGTGAATATGCGTAATGTTGCACATAATATTAAATCCCAAAGTGAGTCATTTTATCTACAGCagtgacagaaatgaagaaagagtCTGAGATGTTGCAAAAAATGACTGAATTAAAGagaactaaggaaaaaaaataactggtTGGAAAGGTAAATGCTGTACctattttggggggggagggaacagGTAAGATATctgagcataaaaaaaaaaaaaagttactgcatTAGGACATTTTACCCTCAGACCTGTGCAGTACACTAAGGAGGGTaccctcctttcttcccttctgaaTAAGGAAGGCTGGCTTTGCATATGCAGAACATtgaatctgttttattttaaaaagcaccagCTCTGGGAAAATGTCACAGACAAGATGTGTATTTATTAGCTGAGTCAGAATATCGTGAGAAATTTCTGTCCCAACTCCTGAgatacagaaaagtaaaaaatacaacaaaaagagGCAAACAGAATGATATGAACTttgggaaagagacagagaacaCAGTGCTTTGATGGCACAGTCCATCCTGTACCAGATGATTCAGACACAACTCATACAGTAATTTATATGGAACGAGGCCACAAGTGATTGACAAGAATGCTCAGAACATCCCCCAAGAAGTCAGAACAGGAAGTAAAGTCCTGAAAATAAGAAACACAAACAACATAGTAgccattagaaaaaaagaatatggGAACTGAAAACCTGAGAGGAGGAAATGGGGCAGATGTTCAGAACTGGAGACGCTCCTGCCAAGGTAAAGATGTCTGCCAGTATCAGTAGTGCAGCTGGGTAACTCCAGTGTAACTACATGGTTAAATTTAGGTCACAGAAGCCAATCTGCTACCATTGGCACAGAAAGAGAGGCTCCTTTGCAAGACAAGTCAAAGGTAGAGTAGATTCTTGCTCTGACTCAGCCTCTTGAAAAATCTTTCTCTCCACAGATAGCTCAGGAAAATGAGCTTCATCAGGCTACAGCTAACCCTCATCCATAGCCCCATGACACCAGCTAGATGAACCAGCTGATCTCCTTAGGCCTAGTCTCCAGGGAGTGAAAAGAACAAAGTGGTTCTGCAGGGATGAGTGGCACTATCCCATGGTTCGTCAGTTGTTCCATTCTTCTCATCTCTGACAGCACAGTTACAACTTGCCTGTCCACATGACACACCACCCTGCACTAAGCAAAGATGATGCTTCTCTGTAAAGAATACAACTACTGCTTAAAGCCTTACCTTGCCAGTCAGATGCAGATGTTGGCACAGAGCCTTTTGCCAAGCACAGAGTTTCTCTGGATCCTTCACCTCACAGTAACAGTAATACAAAAGTACTTCTCCCTCCTTGCTGCCCATAGCAGGCAAAGGAAATAGGAAAAGGATGTTAGAGTTGACAGTGCAAAAATATCACGTTATTACCATCAACACTTCAAAAAGCAGTCAATTTTCTCTGTATattgtaaatatacatatatatgcaaacacacacacacacatatatacatacatatacatatatatacacattagcACTTTGGGGTTTAATCCATtcccaaaatacagaaatacaaacaAAGACAGCTCCTGCATTCCTGGTTCTTGGGACTAGTTACAAAACGAATTCATCTCTACAGCACAGGACATTTCTGCCAGTGGCTTACAGTGTGTTGCACTCAGATTTATTTCAACATGCAGGATAGAAGAACTGTTTTCTGGGCTCTGTAGTGTCTCATCAGTTGCTTAAATTGACAAACTGGTACACTAAGGATtcaagtttaaacaaaaaaagctaaaattttcAATGATACAGTGTATGGCTGCATTCTGAGCAGCACAAGCTGGCCTCTCTTCTAGCCAGGAACATTTTCCCGAGCCTACTCACTCATACCTAAAAAGCCTTTAGCCCACTTGAAAGAGCAGGGCAAGGGATCTACACAGACTGTGCCCTACTATTTCACTCTTTCCCCTTACTGCCTTCCCTTGCTGAGGGCCTGTTTACAGACATTAGCTGTCAAGGAAAAACAAGGTGGGAAAACACAGCTCTGAGAGTGCGATCCATCAAAAAAAAACGGGACAAATCTACTCCTGTACCAGCACAGCAGCAATCTTGTGCTTTGCACAAGGTGTGAGCCGTTGGGAAAGGAACTGAAGCGCAGTGAGTGACTCCTGGGGGGCACCTATGCCTGCTGAGAAGGGCCTAAAGGCACAGCAGGTAAGGTTTGTTGTGTATTCTGAAAGTCTGAGTGGCCTGACGTtcgttaaataaaaaaaaatagtaatggtAGTAGCGGTTATGGCAGTGGGAGGCGACGCAAAGCTGCGGAGGAGCTGCAAAGGCCTCCCCGGCCGCGAAGGGCTTCGCTCACCTCGTCAGCGCATCCGGGCTCACGTGGCTCGTGTCCGGCAGCCCCCGAGCCACCTCGGGGCACCCCTGcggcccgccgcctccgcccgccggcgccgccgccccgcgcccggcctcgGCCGCCAGCTGCTGCAGCGCCAGCCCCACCTCGCCCGCGTGCTGCGTGGCGACGTGCCGGTGCACGGCGGCGCGCTCGGGGAACGCCTGCCCGCAGCACTGCCaccgcgccgcctcgccgccgccgccgcccggcaccTCCTTGGCTCTCACGAAGAGGGAGAACGCCTGAAACACAGCGCCGCCGtcaccgcaccgcgccgcgccgccccccgcccgcccgcccgccacgcACCTTCCTCCGGGCCAAGGCGCGCTGCTTCCtggcggcgggcgccggctgcggctcggccgcggcgctgcccggcggcggcgcctcccccgGCACCATCTTGGCGGCGGCCAACGGCCGTTGGCCGTTAGCGGTTGAgcggttggggcgggggggagcgccgTCGCCCGGGAGACGCCGCGCGCCAGGACCGGCCGCAactcccggcgcggggcggggcctcggcgCAGTGGGGCGGGGCCTCGGCGCCGCGCCGCAGCTTCGCGGCGCTCCCTTGCCTGCCTTCCCGCCCCGGAACTCCTCCAGGCCCGCCCGCGCGCCATAGAGCGAGGCGCAGAGCGGCGCCCGGCTCCCCCGCCCGCTCTGGTCTTTAGAGGCGCCGCAGCGCCTGTTGCCCCGGAAGGAGAGGCGAGGCGGGCCGGAAGCAGGCTGTAGAAGGGCCGCGCTTCTcgtcggcgcggcgcggcgcggcgcgattcttctctgctctcctcttctctcctctcctctcccttccccccgccccgccgcagcggcGCGCGCTCCTTCCAAccgccgccagccgcccgcgCCGCCATGTCGCGGCGGCGGCACAGCGACGAGAGCGACGGTGAGCGCGCGGCGGGTGCCGCCTCCGCGCGGCCTCTTTCCCTCCGCtgaggcggcggggcccgggggcggccgcgggtggcggtgtgtgtgggggggagggcaggcggcgcggggcgggggggtgtctCTCCGCCGGCGGGGGGTAACGGAGCGCTCGGTGTGTtggagcagggcagccccacaagaggcgGAGGACGTCCGAGCCGTCGGAGATCGAGGAGAGGCTCGAGTCGCTGATATGCCGCGTGGGAGAGAAGGTACGCGGGGCGCTCTCGCGCGGCCCTGTGGCGCTGGGTCCCTGGGGCGAGCGGGTGGGAGGTAAAATGTCTCctgtcccttcctcctccttcccttccccccctgCTTGTATGGTGTTGTACATTAGTGGTTCAGTAGTAgtcgaaacaaaacaaaaaaagccttttttttgaGATTAATTGGAAAGTTGTCAGATTCCACAAAATCGAGTGCCAcaaagggaaagattttaaatGCGTGTGTTCTTTCAAGCAGTGACAAAGCAGTGACGGCTTATTGCTGTACATTTGTGAATGTTGTTGCTGCTTCCAGTTTTCTCAGGTATGGGAGGAATTAATGAGATCTGGCTGTTGCCCAGGTCTCAAGTCCTGACTTGGTTGAGGCTAATAAAAATGTGTGGAAGAGGCTAAGGATGCAAGTGATGGTGCATGTATATTGTCCAAAACAAAACTACGAAGGTGTTCCGCTTCGCTTGGTATCATTATTATATTGCTTAATTTTGTTACTGAGAGATCTCTGAGGCAATGTTAACTCTTGCCTCACAGGAGGCATGACAGCTCCTTGCTGCGGAGGTGGGCTCACAGTTGCAGCCATTCTTAGTGACCTCCGCTCCTTCTTTCTAGTGCGTGAGAGCAATTCTGTAGCACTGATGGAGTTGGAATCATTTCTCTCAACAAGAAGATAATGTAAAATAATGCTTTTATCTGATTTCTTTGTCTTCTACCTGTAAGTTAGGGATAGGTTGATATTGCCTGACTGATCAGGAAACCTTCTATTTTTTCTTAGAGTACCTCATCCTTGGAGAGCAACTTGGAGGGCCTAGCTGGTGTTTTGGAGGCTGACCTACCAAACTACAAAAGCAAGATACTAAGAATTCTATGTACTGTGTATGTATGCAGGAGGTCTGGGAGGTGTTTTCTTATCTCTGCTCAGTGGAAAAGCTGCAGTCTTTAGGGTGGCTTAAGCACAAAGAACAGCTTTTAGTTCTCGAATGCTGGTATAGCTTAGGGTTTATCTTGctccaaacaaaagaaataaggaaacaaaTTTGTTAAGTAGCGGGTATAATTTAAGGAAGTTCCTCCTCCTCAGTACTCTCACTTGAAATGTGTGCAAGGCACAAAGCAGACAGAAGTAACCTTAGAGTTGCTCTTCCATTGTAATGAGGAATACAGTAATGCTGGGTGATACTGTTTCTGAATGAAATGCTTAAAGTACCAGAACTACGAGCTGCTAATACTGATTCAGTTTTGTCTCTGCTGTTTTCATGTTGTTCATTCCTCTTCTCTGGCACTGAGATGCTCCTGTCTTCATAAGCCCCTTCCCTAGCAGGGGGAGGATGGAAAGGTTGGATGTAGGCTGTCCCATGGCTCTCCCAACTGTGCTTCTTCCTCTCCCTAGGGAagtgcaggagcagaggtgcCTGTGTCAGGCTCTCTAGAGACGTGCCCAAGGAAGGGGTTGTGTTGTCTACGGTAGTAAATGGAGGAAGGGGGTGGTGGAGAAAGAGAATGTTCCAGCACTAGCTCTTGCTACAGCTTTATAGAAACTTTGCATCCGCTTTTTAGCAGTTTGTTAGTGCAAGACGAATGGTAAATTCATTTCCCATGGTAGTAAGGCGCTTTTGAAAGTACAGGGTTAGTTTACATGCATATAAAAAAATAGTTGAGGAAAGTGAATTGTTTACAATAGCTCCCAGCCTTTCTGTTCCTTTGCTACACTGTATATAAAATCAGTTACTTAGACTTGAGAAACTTGGAATCAAATTTAACGATGTAAAATTTGTACTACTGTCATGTAATCTTGCTGTTGCTATGAAACAGAATGACTTCTAAAATGACAAGACAGCTTGCTAAATGTAGCATaaattctgaaatttttattttttatatatatgcacatatatataaaataaatcttaaaatgaaTCTAGTATTTTCAGAGATTTCTGTAAAACTATACATTTATTTCTATGAAACTGTACACTTACATTGTAAAACATTGTAATTAAAAATCACTGCTATCTGTCATTCTAGACTGAGGTCTTGTCCTATCTTTTGTCTTCAATAATAGCTATTGTTCAAATTACATAAATTTTGTTGATTCAGTGACTAAAGCTTCAAGGGTCTTAAAGCATGGCTGCCACACTGTTTAGACCACAATTTATGCCTAAATACCCACCAATTAGAAATAACTAAAAAGCAAATACCTTAAAGGTGGTTGCAAGTAGCACCTGCCTTTCTAAATGATTGTAGTTCTAAAAAAGATTGTCTTTGAAATATTGTCAACTGGATAGAAATCAAAGATAAGGCTAGCCTTCTTTATTTCAACATATGATGAGTTTAACTTCAACTAAGCAAATTCTAAGGTACTATGTAACTGAGTTGTCACATGATGAATAAACATCTAAtgcaatgtttctttcttttttatgtcaGTGCACGTCTGTTACCAGAAAAGCTTACTGTTTACACAACACTAGTTGGGTTGCTGAATGCCAGGAACTACAACTTTGGTGGAGAATTCGTAGAAGCCATGATTCGTCAGCTTAAAGAATGTCTGAAAGTCAATATGTATAATGAAGCTGTGTATTTAGTAAGTGATATTTCTcacatcttttcttcctctctctcctggtCTTACCCCCACCCCACCCTATAATCTGACTTACTGTTCCTTTCAACACCTAGAAGAGTTGGAACCTTTCTGTCCTGTAGTCTTTTTCTGGCATCAACATGCAGTGCTCCAGAGATGTGCCAGGAGAATTTGTGTTATGCAAGAAGTATTTCCTTCCTAAAGGGAGAAAAATCACATTACAGTTGCAAAACTGACTTCCAGCTGCATATTTTCTGGGTAACAAATTAACTCACAGTAAATAGGAGatgcttcccctccccctgcccccatttGTTCTACAGTCAGATATGAAGGACAGGTGAAAACCATTCATTTTTAATTGTGTTCAGAGGTGTATGTTGTTCTTGTGGTTTCCTTGGGGGAGTGGAATAGAAAATGAATAGTCTAGCTCTTAAGAGCTGTATTTGGCTGTTATCAGGCCTGTGTTTTCATGCTGCTAACAGGGAATGAAGATCAAGCAGGTAGTTTTCAGTGCAGTCTCCTTCTGAAAGCATTTGTTCAGCTCTTACTGCTTTAGAAAAGCTATTAGAAC
It contains:
- the TSTD2 gene encoding thiosulfate sulfurtransferase/rhodanese-like domain-containing protein 2 isoform X2, producing the protein MVPGEAPPPGSAAAEPQPAPAARKQRALARRKAFSLFVRAKEVPGGGGGEAARWQCCGQAFPERAAVHRHVATQHAGEVGLALQQLAAEAGRGAAAPAGGGGGPQGCPEVARGLPDTSHVSPDALTSKEGEVLLYYCYCEVKDPEKLCAWQKALCQHLHLTGKVRIASEGINGTVGGSKVATNLYIEVMLSQPLFKDILCRDDFKSSAGGAHCFPDLRVGVFEEIVPMGIDPKKVSYKETGIHLSPQEFHKEVEQYLSQANQGQSDTILLDCRNFYESKIGHFQGCLAPDIRKFSYFPSYVDENLELFKNKRVLMYCTGGIRCERGSAYLRSKAVCREVYQLKGGIHKYLEEFPDGFYRGKLFVFDDRYAICSNEDIISGRTKYHADTVGRCGTSINFVPASTAGSLS
- the TSTD2 gene encoding thiosulfate sulfurtransferase/rhodanese-like domain-containing protein 2 isoform X1 — translated: MVPGEAPPPGSAAAEPQPAPAARKQRALARRKAFSLFVRAKEVPGGGGGEAARWQCCGQAFPERAAVHRHVATQHAGEVGLALQQLAAEAGRGAAAPAGGGGGPQGCPEVARGLPDTSHVSPDALTSKEGEVLLYYCYCEVKDPEKLCAWQKALCQHLHLTGKVRIASEGINGTVGGSKVATNLYIEVMLSQPLFKDILCRDDFKSSAGGAHCFPDLRVGVFEEIVPMGIDPKKVSYKETGIHLSPQEFHKEVEQYLSQANQGQSDTILLDCRNFYESKIGHFQGCLAPDIRKFSYFPSYVDENLELFKNKRVLMYCTGGIRCERGSAYLRSKAVCREVYQLKGGIHKYLEEFPDGFYRGKLFVFDDRYAICSNEDIISACRYCGTLWDQYKLCSSQHCRQLVLTCPGCRKKGLTACCPVCQEKELKVASRASGQALKEECECTRRRPRVPIEHISQSTLDTGKD